Within the Pseudomonas chlororaphis subsp. aurantiaca genome, the region AACTACCCGCGCATGCCGTGGAAAAACGGCGGCGGCAGCACCGAAGAGATCACCCGGGACGCCGGCGTCGGCCTGGAAGGTTTTGGCTGGCGGCTGTCGATCGCCGATATCGGCGAGTCCGGCGGCTTTTCCAGCTTCGCCGGCTACCAGCGCATCATTACCGTGCTGCAAGGCGCGGGCATGACCCTGACGGTGGACGGCCAGGACAGTCGTGCGCTGTTGCCGCTGGACCCCTTTGCCTTCAGTGGTGCCAGCCAGGTCGCCTGCACCCTGATCGACGGGCCGATTCGCGACTTCAACCTGATCTACGCGCCGGATCGCTACAGCGCTCGCTTGCAATGGCTGCAGGGTGGTCAGCGCTTCTTTACCCAGGCCAGTACGGTGCTGGTATTCAGCGTGGCCGACCAAATGCGCGCCGACCTGGGTGGCGGTGTCGCCGCCTTGCTGGAGCGCCATGACTGCCTGCAACTGCTCGATAACCCCGGCCTGCGGGAAGTCAGCATCAGCGGCGCTTGCTGCGTGATCGAACTGACGGCCATCTGACCTGTAGCCGCTGCCGCAGGCTGCGATAAGACGCGAAGAGCTTTTCGCGGCCTGCAAGAGCGCGTCTCCTTCGGAGCCGATCGCGGCCTTCGGCAGCGGCTACAAATCTCTCTGTTTCTCTCCCTCCCTGATGTTGTTTCCCTCGCGCACCAATTTGTTACCGAACGCCCCAGCGTGGCGCAAAGCTCAGCCGAAGTAACAGCTCTCACATCTCTCCCCACATTCCCCGCGAAAAAATAATCGACGCTGAAACCCTTGATCCAGGGGCTTCTCCAGCATTTCCAGAGATTTTCTTGAAGGTGCATTCAACGAGTTGGCCGCTCGATTGCATATGCTTGTATGTACAAGTAAAGACGTATGCGTATGAGTCGCTGAAGACTCTTCGCAGCGTCCCCTGATTCGCTTGCTGCGCAGCGCCCTGTGCGCAGGCACGCTCGCCCACTGCCTGGGTTGGTTTGGATTGATCGCTGAGGAGTTTTTTCGTGACTGAGAATAAACCTACGAAATACCGGAACGTCGAAATTCGCGCTGCCCGCGGCAACAAGCTGACCGCCAAGAGCTGGTTGACAGAAGCGCCGCTGCGCATGCTGATGAACAACCTCGATCCGGAAGTCGCCGAGAACCCGAAAGAACTGGTGGTCTACGGTGGCATCGGCCGCGCCGCGCGCAACTGGGAGTGCTACGACAAGATCGTCGAGAGCCTGACCAACCTGAATGACGACGAGACCCTGCTGGTGCAATCCGGCAAGCCGGTCGGCGTATTCAAGACCCACAGCAACGCACCGCGCGTGCTGATCGCCAACTCCAACCTGGTACCGCACTGGGCCACCTGGGAACACTTCAACGAACTGGATGCCAAGGGCCTGGCCATGTATGGCCAGATGACCGCCGGCAGCTGGATCTATATCGGCAGCCA harbors:
- a CDS encoding HutD/Ves family protein; this encodes MTQLNVLRAANYPRMPWKNGGGSTEEITRDAGVGLEGFGWRLSIADIGESGGFSSFAGYQRIITVLQGAGMTLTVDGQDSRALLPLDPFAFSGASQVACTLIDGPIRDFNLIYAPDRYSARLQWLQGGQRFFTQASTVLVFSVADQMRADLGGGVAALLERHDCLQLLDNPGLREVSISGACCVIELTAI